From Synechococcales cyanobacterium T60_A2020_003, a single genomic window includes:
- a CDS encoding NAD(P)-dependent oxidoreductase: MTRIGLIGIGLMGLPMAQRLLEAGYPVTVYNRTRTKAEPLQQAGATIADSAAAAIAQVDAVVLMLTDAVAIRQVLFPSGDRPNLHGKTIIQMSTIAPQESQQLQHDIEAAGGQYLEAPVLGSIPEAKAGTLIVMVGATPDLYEQWLPVLNVFGADPLYVGTVGSAAALKLAMNQLIGSLTAAFSFSLGLVQRYGVEVDTFMQVVRQSALYAPTFDKKLARMCDRNFENPNFPTKHLLKDMNLAIATAAESGLNPAALQGVRQILETAIQQGYADADYSALFEGVVPPTVPDSQVD; encoded by the coding sequence ATGACTCGGATTGGATTAATTGGAATCGGATTGATGGGGTTGCCGATGGCGCAGCGGTTGTTGGAGGCGGGCTATCCGGTCACGGTGTATAACCGCACGCGCACGAAGGCGGAACCGTTGCAACAGGCGGGGGCTACGATCGCAGACTCGGCGGCGGCGGCGATCGCCCAGGTGGATGCGGTGGTTCTCATGCTGACTGATGCGGTGGCAATTCGTCAGGTGCTTTTTCCCTCTGGCGATCGCCCAAATTTGCACGGCAAAACGATTATTCAGATGAGTACAATCGCACCCCAAGAAAGCCAGCAGCTCCAGCACGATATTGAAGCTGCGGGTGGTCAGTACTTGGAAGCCCCGGTCTTGGGCAGCATTCCCGAAGCGAAGGCCGGAACGCTGATTGTGATGGTGGGTGCGACGCCTGATCTGTACGAGCAATGGCTTCCTGTATTGAACGTGTTCGGGGCTGATCCTTTATACGTTGGCACCGTCGGATCAGCCGCTGCGCTGAAACTTGCCATGAATCAGCTTATTGGTTCCCTAACGGCGGCCTTCTCCTTCAGTTTGGGACTGGTGCAGCGCTATGGCGTCGAGGTCGATACATTTATGCAGGTGGTGCGTCAGAGTGCCCTGTATGCACCGACCTTTGATAAAAAACTGGCGCGCATGTGCGATCGCAACTTTGAAAATCCTAATTTCCCGACTAAGCACTTACTGAAGGATATGAACTTGGCGATCGCCACCGCCGCAGAGAGCGGACTCAACCCTGCTGCATTACAAGGCGTCCGTCAAATCCTAGAAACTGCAATTCAGCAAGGATACGCCGATGCTGATTATTCCGCTTTGTTTGAAGGCGTTGTCCCTCCCACTGTCCCGGATTCTCAAGTAGATTAA